A window of the Bacteroidota bacterium genome harbors these coding sequences:
- the purL gene encoding phosphoribosylformylglycinamidine synthase subunit PurL encodes MKEPEVTLELSLEHGLTKEEYEDICNRLGRTPSFTELGIFSVMWSEHCSYKNSIKLIKTLPRSGGRLLVGAGEENAGLVDIGDGYAIAFKIESHNHPSAVEPYQGAATGVGGILRDIFTMGARPIAALNSLRFGSLDDDRTRYLFNGVVEGIADYGNCFGVPTVAGEVYFDECYHGNPLVNAMAVGVVKHGMTASATAEGAGNPVIIVGSSTGRDGIHGATFASEEISEKSEAKRPSVQVGDPFTEKLLLEASLEVIRKGYIVGIQDMGAAGISCSTTEMSGKGNHGMVIDLSKVPLRETGMTAYEIMLSESQERMLVVAKKEFEKDVKEVFEKWDLHCETIGEVTADRRVKIFYNSELKADVDPYDLVLGGGAPQYDRETRKPLYLEETAKFQKTELPVPGDLKAAVLKVLSSPVIASKKWVYRQYDSMVRTNTVKGPGTGDAAVVYLKDTNKAISVKTDCNSRFVYLDPKEGGKLAVAEAARNVVCTGAIPLAITNCLNFGNPYKPEIYWQFKEAVTGMGEACRFFDTPVTGGNVSFYNESPDSAVYPTPVVGMLGLIEDLSHITGMHFKNEGDLIIIAGEDAEEIGGSEYLKIIHNLVKGTPPVCDLEKEKKLHDFTLAAIRAGFVNSAHDVSEGGVVVTIIESCIADPERPVGAEVILPGTREDFALFSETQGRIVFSIAPENLKKLESLALDKGVAVRVAGKTGGKSVKINDIEFEISELTERYYEAIPALMARKS; translated from the coding sequence ATGAAAGAACCTGAAGTAACACTTGAACTCTCTCTCGAACACGGACTCACCAAAGAAGAATATGAAGATATTTGCAACCGTTTGGGAAGGACACCCTCATTCACCGAGCTGGGGATTTTCAGTGTAATGTGGAGTGAGCATTGCAGTTATAAAAATTCCATTAAGCTGATAAAAACATTACCCAGAAGTGGTGGCAGACTCCTTGTGGGAGCCGGGGAAGAGAATGCCGGACTTGTGGATATTGGAGACGGTTACGCTATAGCATTTAAAATTGAAAGCCATAATCATCCGTCTGCGGTCGAACCTTATCAAGGAGCGGCCACCGGTGTCGGAGGAATTTTAAGGGATATCTTCACTATGGGTGCCCGACCAATCGCTGCCCTGAACTCACTTCGGTTCGGATCACTTGATGATGACAGAACGAGATACCTTTTCAACGGGGTGGTTGAGGGTATAGCTGATTATGGAAATTGTTTCGGTGTTCCGACAGTAGCCGGAGAAGTCTATTTTGACGAATGCTATCACGGTAACCCTTTAGTAAATGCGATGGCTGTCGGAGTTGTCAAACATGGAATGACAGCTTCAGCCACTGCTGAGGGAGCGGGAAATCCTGTGATTATAGTGGGTTCATCCACAGGACGGGACGGGATTCATGGTGCTACATTCGCTTCCGAAGAAATTTCGGAGAAAAGTGAGGCAAAGCGTCCATCGGTTCAGGTTGGTGATCCGTTTACTGAAAAGCTGTTGCTCGAGGCAAGTCTGGAAGTCATTAGAAAAGGTTATATTGTAGGAATTCAGGATATGGGGGCGGCGGGAATCTCCTGTTCCACTACCGAAATGAGCGGGAAGGGGAACCACGGGATGGTAATCGACCTGTCAAAAGTGCCTCTTCGTGAAACCGGGATGACAGCCTATGAGATAATGCTTTCCGAAAGTCAGGAGAGAATGCTCGTAGTTGCGAAAAAAGAATTTGAGAAAGATGTAAAAGAAGTTTTTGAAAAATGGGATCTTCATTGCGAAACAATCGGGGAAGTTACTGCAGACAGAAGAGTAAAAATCTTTTACAACAGTGAGTTAAAAGCCGATGTAGATCCTTACGATCTCGTACTTGGAGGTGGTGCTCCGCAATATGACAGAGAGACCCGGAAACCACTTTATTTGGAGGAAACAGCAAAATTCCAAAAAACAGAACTTCCCGTTCCCGGAGATCTGAAAGCTGCAGTTCTGAAGGTTTTGTCGTCTCCGGTGATTGCATCCAAAAAATGGGTTTACAGGCAATATGACAGTATGGTTAGAACCAATACAGTAAAAGGTCCGGGAACAGGTGACGCTGCTGTGGTATACCTGAAAGACACCAATAAAGCAATTTCAGTGAAAACAGATTGTAACTCAAGATTCGTTTATCTTGATCCAAAGGAAGGAGGCAAACTCGCCGTTGCCGAGGCAGCGAGAAATGTCGTATGCACAGGTGCCATTCCCCTCGCAATCACAAATTGTTTGAATTTCGGAAATCCGTACAAACCTGAAATTTACTGGCAATTCAAAGAAGCTGTCACAGGAATGGGTGAGGCATGCAGGTTTTTTGATACACCCGTGACAGGAGGAAATGTCTCCTTTTATAACGAGTCACCTGATTCTGCTGTATATCCGACACCTGTAGTGGGAATGCTCGGGTTAATTGAAGATTTGTCCCACATAACAGGGATGCACTTCAAAAATGAGGGAGATCTCATAATTATTGCCGGAGAAGATGCTGAAGAAATTGGCGGTTCCGAGTATTTAAAAATCATTCACAATTTGGTAAAGGGAACACCTCCGGTTTGTGATCTGGAGAAAGAGAAAAAGCTGCACGATTTCACTCTTGCAGCCATCAGGGCGGGGTTTGTTAATTCAGCACACGATGTGTCTGAAGGTGGAGTCGTGGTCACAATTATTGAGTCGTGCATTGCAGACCCGGAGAGACCTGTTGGAGCGGAGGTCATTCTCCCCGGCACACGCGAAGATTTCGCCCTCTTTTCCGAAACCCAGGGGAGAATTGTCTTTTCAATTGCACCGGAAAACCTGAAGAAGTTAGAGTCATTGGCACTCGATAAGGGTGTAGCTGTCAGGGTTGCCGGGAAGACCGGGGGAAAAAGTGTAAAAATTAATGACATTGAATTTGAGATATCGGAGCTAACAGAAAGATATTATGAAGCTATTCCGGCACTTATGGCACGAAAAAGTTAA
- a CDS encoding Gfo/Idh/MocA family oxidoreductase — MKKIKTGVIGTGHLGTLHVKMLKNIESTELLGVYDTSKERAEKCANEFGIKVFATLEELVLECEAASIAVTTTAHYSVARFCLEHGLDVFIEKPVTATIEEAEKLVALAKEKGKLIQVGHIERFNPAILAVDKYNLEPKFIQTDRLAQFNPRGTDVAVVLDLMIHDIDIILSLVKSEVVKVDASGIAVVSPTTDIANCRIEFANGAVAVVTASRISQKKMRKMRLFQKDNYITLDFITGTTEIYRLVSPSEPSGAAFSFGLIGVGANAKSVVYEQAEAPKVNALEYELELFIKAVIERTTPVVSGEDGLKALQVAHMIGTKIEESIHKINSNMEA, encoded by the coding sequence ATGAAAAAGATAAAAACCGGCGTAATTGGTACAGGCCATCTTGGCACTCTCCATGTCAAGATGCTTAAAAATATTGAATCAACGGAGCTTCTGGGGGTATATGATACTTCCAAAGAAAGAGCAGAAAAATGTGCGAATGAATTTGGTATCAAGGTTTTTGCCACTCTCGAAGAACTGGTTCTGGAATGTGAAGCGGCTTCGATCGCCGTAACCACCACAGCACATTACAGTGTAGCCAGATTTTGTCTCGAACACGGGCTTGATGTATTTATAGAAAAACCTGTAACAGCAACAATTGAAGAAGCGGAAAAACTCGTTGCACTGGCAAAAGAAAAGGGAAAACTGATACAGGTCGGTCACATAGAAAGGTTTAATCCCGCAATACTCGCCGTAGACAAATATAATCTCGAACCAAAATTTATTCAGACAGACCGGCTCGCACAATTCAACCCCAGAGGTACAGATGTGGCAGTGGTTCTCGATTTAATGATCCACGACATCGATATCATTCTCAGCCTTGTTAAGAGTGAAGTGGTGAAAGTGGATGCAAGCGGGATAGCTGTAGTGTCCCCAACCACCGACATCGCAAACTGCAGGATAGAATTTGCTAACGGAGCTGTTGCCGTGGTTACTGCAAGCCGCATTTCACAAAAGAAAATGAGAAAAATGAGGCTCTTCCAAAAGGATAATTACATCACTCTCGATTTTATTACCGGTACAACTGAGATATACAGACTTGTATCGCCGAGCGAACCGTCAGGAGCTGCCTTCTCATTTGGTCTTATCGGAGTAGGTGCCAATGCAAAAAGTGTGGTTTATGAGCAGGCGGAAGCTCCGAAGGTGAATGCACTGGAATATGAACTCGAACTTTTTATTAAAGCGGTAATTGAGAGGACTACCCCGGTGGTGTCAGGCGAAGACGGACTGAAAGCATTGCAGGTCGCTCATATGATCGGTACAAAAATTGAAGAATCGATTCATAAAATAAATTCAAATATGGAAGCATAA
- a CDS encoding acyl-CoA thioesterase produces MFEYNGHKFYHVTKLKVRFHEVDMLGVCNNAVYVSFFEQSRLEYLKETGLIPEKGLFSDGFDFFMVRNEINYRRHSKYDDELEIYTRISYIGNSSYGFEHVIVNTTSGEVVVDGSGVVAQVDQKTGKTAPLSDEFTTKVGTFERRSFDRSKKA; encoded by the coding sequence ATGTTTGAGTACAATGGACATAAATTTTATCATGTCACAAAGTTGAAAGTCAGATTCCACGAGGTTGATATGCTGGGAGTATGCAACAATGCTGTTTATGTTTCATTTTTTGAACAATCCCGTCTCGAATATCTGAAAGAGACAGGATTGATTCCGGAGAAGGGTTTGTTTAGTGATGGTTTCGATTTTTTCATGGTGAGAAATGAGATTAACTACAGAAGACATTCAAAATATGATGACGAACTCGAGATTTATACAAGGATATCCTACATAGGTAATTCCTCTTACGGATTTGAACATGTAATTGTGAACACCACTTCAGGAGAGGTGGTGGTGGACGGTTCCGGTGTTGTTGCTCAGGTCGATCAAAAAACTGGTAAAACAGCTCCCTTGAGTGACGAATTTACAACAAAAGTTGGAACATTTGAGAGAAGAAGTTTTGACAGGAGTAAAAAAGCATGA
- a CDS encoding YajQ family cyclic di-GMP-binding protein has translation MASNHSFDIVSEVDFQEVDNAVNQALKEIIQRYDLKESHTTIELSKKDKSITIHTKDDYSLSQSIDILQTKFIRRGMSIKVLKMNEAEPAAAGTLRQKIDLRSGISKDDAKEITKLIKDSKLKVNAQIQDEQVRVTGSKIDDLQAVQQLVKEKDFPFPVQFVNYK, from the coding sequence ATGGCATCAAATCATTCATTCGATATAGTTTCAGAAGTGGACTTTCAGGAAGTTGACAACGCAGTCAATCAGGCACTCAAAGAAATCATCCAAAGATATGACCTGAAAGAGTCTCACACCACCATTGAACTTTCAAAAAAAGACAAGAGTATTACCATCCATACAAAGGATGACTACTCTCTCAGCCAGAGTATAGATATTCTTCAGACAAAGTTCATACGGAGAGGAATGTCGATCAAGGTATTAAAAATGAATGAAGCCGAACCTGCTGCTGCGGGAACTCTCAGGCAGAAAATCGACCTTAGAAGTGGTATCTCAAAGGATGACGCAAAAGAGATCACGAAGCTTATAAAAGATTCAAAACTTAAGGTAAATGCTCAGATCCAGGATGAGCAGGTGAGGGTTACAGGATCGAAGATTGATGATTTACAGGCTGTTCAGCAACTCGTGAAAGAGAAGGATTTCCCTTTCCCCGTCCAGTTCGTCAACTACAAATAA
- a CDS encoding YihY/virulence factor BrkB family protein, whose protein sequence is MFRKKSTYNRVNRLYKIYVEWILRFIDRFDQHHVFLFSGALAFSLFLCIIPITLIMFFILGNFLTSVEFVGRINTFIDALIPYQSYAEFAKTMIGGRIEELVEYKNVAGIIGFSALLFAASGFFSSIRTVLHNVFDVPEQKNIIISKLVDFLLILVMIVLFFAIFLILPALMVLQRIALEMPFLGLLDSVLLKDTFTVAVSFLSIFILFYFFYRIVPSKKIRKVSLFVGAMIAAGLWILAKFAFGYYIDNVASFGQIYGTYSLLIVIAFWIYYTNMVFIIGAELARLYDENVKVKQKKSKFIAINTMLRWLDDQTINKK, encoded by the coding sequence ATGTTCAGGAAGAAATCGACCTATAACCGGGTTAACAGGCTTTACAAAATTTATGTAGAGTGGATATTAAGATTTATTGACAGATTTGATCAGCATCATGTCTTTCTTTTTTCGGGAGCGCTCGCTTTTTCTCTATTCTTGTGTATAATCCCGATCACACTGATCATGTTCTTTATTTTGGGAAATTTTCTGACCTCGGTAGAATTTGTTGGCAGGATAAACACATTCATTGATGCATTGATACCTTATCAGAGTTATGCGGAATTTGCGAAGACTATGATTGGCGGCAGAATCGAGGAGCTTGTGGAGTACAAAAATGTCGCCGGAATCATCGGTTTTAGTGCATTACTTTTTGCTGCGTCCGGCTTTTTCTCAAGTATCCGGACAGTTTTGCACAATGTTTTTGATGTACCTGAGCAGAAAAACATAATCATCTCGAAACTCGTTGATTTTCTTCTGATACTTGTGATGATTGTTCTGTTTTTTGCGATATTTCTGATCTTGCCGGCTTTGATGGTTCTTCAGAGGATTGCGCTTGAGATGCCATTTCTGGGGCTGCTCGACTCGGTGTTGCTTAAGGACACTTTTACAGTTGCGGTTTCTTTTTTATCGATTTTTATACTCTTTTATTTCTTTTACAGGATTGTTCCTTCAAAAAAGATAAGGAAAGTTTCATTGTTTGTCGGAGCCATGATTGCAGCCGGACTATGGATACTTGCAAAGTTTGCATTCGGATATTACATCGACAATGTGGCTTCATTCGGTCAGATTTACGGGACTTATTCTCTTCTGATAGTGATAGCGTTCTGGATCTATTACACTAACATGGTTTTTATAATCGGAGCAGAGCTGGCAAGACTGTACGATGAGAATGTGAAAGTAAAACAAAAAAAATCAAAATTTATTGCGATCAACACCATGCTTCGCTGGCTGGATGATCAAACGATCAATAAAAAGTGA
- a CDS encoding LPS-assembly protein LptD, which yields MNRFFLLLIILGAVASSPLSGSTGLQFQPERDSIPQGNDSLSLFADTVLTKDSVTKSDIDTLIYSSATDSILFFTKQKRMEIYNKGLIKYRTTELRSGKIIVHFESSNVDAYGSYIDSAGYKVVKQLPELIDGKEKYNGEVMKYNFKTKRGYITFASTTNQEASYSGVKIKKMDEKNYFVEGGFYTTCEHNPPHYGFKCTEMKVIPDEQLIGKWIWLTFGGVPFPVPLPFAVIPLQKGRRSGLLTPAFGNRTGYGRYLSRFGYYWAINDYMDLTTTGDYYTRGGWGINGNFRYVKRYDFSGFLEAGYSNLNQGESTDPDRTDEKNWRLRLVHNQPLTPDSRIDANIEFLSSNYIKQNSSNYNDLLRNNIYSNISYFQNFEEFGAGLSVNYSREQDLQTGNINEILPNISFSKSVFYPFRSAEIKNDEAWYEKLGISYSGQLQNNRKNTDGVLDVRGGVRHSLNFSLSPKIGYINVTPNVSYQELWYNKQIERTSIYIPDGSSANMMSSYNYSLMSSNALKDSIITNDVDKIGFVRTFRVGISATTKLYGIFPINTFGISSLRHTIIPTLSYDYQPDFSLDGWGYFGAYTDATGRVVKYNKYEREIFGGASTGEQQSMRLGLSNIFEIKTKPDPTDTTSKEKKIQLLNVNGGISYNFAADSLKLSNLFLDYRTQVLDFLSLSGSAVFSPYVWDANGREINKFLIAEGQGLLQLRNFNFSASATLTGERIADGTKKDSVNVEQKVFYQNRNYQGLFAEVDPDFSIPWSLNLSFNYNENRVTPVQILKYTTLRADLNFNLTKFWKFTLGGSYDFENKEFAAPQIVVSRDLHCWIMNFVWNPVGTYTGYRFEIKVKAPQLQDLKLEKSDNFFSGRR from the coding sequence ATGAATCGCTTTTTTTTATTACTGATTATTCTTGGTGCGGTTGCATCTTCTCCTCTCTCGGGAAGTACCGGGCTGCAGTTTCAACCGGAAAGAGACAGCATTCCACAGGGAAATGATTCACTCTCTCTGTTTGCCGATACCGTTCTCACGAAGGATTCAGTAACGAAAAGCGACATTGACACCCTGATATATTCTTCTGCTACTGATTCCATACTTTTCTTTACAAAGCAGAAACGGATGGAGATTTACAACAAAGGATTGATAAAGTATCGAACGACTGAACTCAGAAGCGGTAAAATTATCGTCCATTTCGAGTCCTCCAATGTTGATGCCTACGGAAGTTATATTGACAGCGCCGGTTACAAGGTAGTTAAGCAGCTTCCCGAACTGATTGACGGGAAGGAGAAATATAACGGCGAAGTAATGAAATATAATTTCAAGACCAAAAGAGGTTATATAACATTTGCATCGACCACTAATCAGGAGGCTTCTTACTCGGGCGTAAAAATCAAGAAAATGGATGAAAAAAACTATTTTGTTGAGGGGGGATTTTACACCACCTGTGAACACAACCCGCCCCACTACGGCTTTAAGTGTACAGAAATGAAGGTAATTCCGGATGAACAGTTAATCGGAAAGTGGATCTGGCTAACTTTCGGAGGTGTACCTTTTCCGGTGCCACTCCCCTTTGCTGTTATCCCGTTGCAGAAGGGAAGAAGGTCTGGACTGCTTACACCTGCGTTCGGAAACAGAACCGGTTACGGAAGGTATCTCTCCAGGTTTGGTTATTACTGGGCTATCAACGATTATATGGATCTGACAACGACCGGAGATTACTACACCCGTGGCGGATGGGGTATAAATGGAAATTTCAGATATGTGAAAAGGTATGATTTCTCGGGTTTTTTGGAGGCAGGGTACTCAAATTTAAACCAGGGAGAGTCAACAGATCCCGACAGAACGGATGAAAAAAACTGGCGTTTGAGACTGGTTCACAATCAGCCGCTGACCCCTGATTCCAGAATAGATGCCAATATCGAGTTTCTTTCCAGCAATTATATCAAACAGAATTCCTCGAACTATAATGATCTTTTACGGAATAACATCTATTCCAATATCTCATATTTCCAGAATTTTGAAGAATTCGGGGCAGGTCTCAGTGTGAATTACAGCAGGGAACAGGATTTGCAGACCGGCAATATCAACGAGATTTTGCCGAATATTTCCTTTTCGAAGTCTGTTTTCTATCCTTTCCGGAGTGCTGAAATCAAAAATGATGAAGCCTGGTATGAAAAACTCGGAATAAGTTATTCCGGACAGTTGCAGAATAACCGCAAAAATACCGATGGTGTTTTGGATGTGCGGGGTGGAGTTAGACACAGTCTTAATTTCTCACTCTCTCCAAAGATAGGGTACATCAATGTGACTCCTAATGTGAGCTATCAGGAATTGTGGTACAACAAGCAGATAGAACGAACATCGATTTACATTCCTGACGGCAGCAGTGCGAACATGATGAGTTCCTATAATTACTCATTGATGTCGTCAAATGCCCTGAAAGATTCAATTATTACGAATGATGTCGATAAAATCGGATTTGTCAGGACTTTTCGTGTGGGGATATCAGCAACCACCAAGCTCTATGGAATTTTCCCGATAAACACTTTCGGAATTTCCTCTCTTCGTCACACAATCATACCCACTTTGAGTTACGACTATCAGCCTGATTTTTCCCTGGATGGCTGGGGTTATTTTGGTGCATATACAGATGCAACAGGGAGGGTTGTAAAGTATAACAAATATGAGAGAGAAATCTTTGGCGGAGCATCGACAGGCGAGCAGCAAAGCATGCGGCTCGGACTGTCCAATATTTTTGAAATAAAGACAAAACCTGATCCGACAGATACCACTTCCAAAGAAAAGAAAATCCAGTTGCTCAATGTTAACGGCGGGATTTCATATAACTTTGCAGCGGATTCCCTAAAACTTTCAAATCTTTTTCTCGATTACAGGACTCAGGTGCTCGATTTTCTGAGCCTTTCCGGTTCAGCAGTGTTCAGTCCTTATGTCTGGGATGCAAACGGCAGGGAAATTAATAAATTTCTCATAGCCGAGGGGCAGGGGTTGCTGCAGTTGCGAAACTTTAATTTTTCAGCCTCAGCCACTCTCACGGGAGAAAGGATTGCTGACGGGACAAAAAAAGATTCTGTTAATGTGGAGCAAAAAGTTTTTTATCAGAACAGGAATTATCAGGGACTTTTTGCGGAAGTTGACCCCGATTTCTCCATCCCGTGGTCGTTGAATCTGTCATTTAATTACAACGAGAACAGGGTTACACCCGTTCAGATCTTAAAATACACGACCCTCCGGGCAGATTTAAATTTCAACCTGACCAAATTCTGGAAATTTACGCTTGGGGGAAGTTATGATTTTGAAAACAAGGAGTTCGCAGCACCGCAAATAGTCGTGAGCAGGGATCTCCATTGTTGGATCATGAATTTTGTGTGGAATCCTGTCGGTACTTATACAGGCTACAGATTTGAAATAAAGGTTAAAGCCCCGCAATTGCAGGACCTTAAACTTGAAAAATCTGATAATTTCTTCAGTGGAAGACGGTAG
- a CDS encoding T9SS type A sorting domain-containing protein, which produces MKRFFTIIILATLLVVAGLPSMKTETKASTPKGNGDNPRSFVLEQNYPNPFNPETTISYHLPNAGQVRLSVYNLLGVEVAVLVDEFQSTGTYSIKFNAAPLQSGVYLYKLKMGNTTLTRKMTYLK; this is translated from the coding sequence ATGAAAAGATTTTTTACAATTATAATTTTAGCCACCTTACTGGTGGTGGCTGGTCTTCCCTCGATGAAGACGGAAACCAAGGCAAGTACGCCTAAAGGTAACGGAGATAATCCACGCAGTTTTGTATTGGAACAAAATTATCCCAATCCGTTTAATCCTGAAACGACCATCAGCTATCATCTTCCAAATGCGGGTCAGGTAAGACTTTCAGTCTATAACCTCCTCGGAGTTGAAGTCGCAGTTCTCGTGGATGAGTTCCAGTCAACCGGAACCTACAGCATAAAATTTAATGCTGCCCCTCTTCAGTCTGGAGTTTATCTCTACAAATTGAAAATGGGAAACACCACTCTTACCAGAAAAATGACTTACCTTAAGTAA
- a CDS encoding ribonuclease H-like domain-containing protein — protein sequence MKRIVFDIETVALPWESFSPSQQEYLLRDAEKEKTPEDRERKQAELKDWTALYPFTSKVVVIGMYYVEQQKGYVFYENETEEVWQSEETGFSYKGLPEREILIKFWEFVSKVDQLISFNGRGFDVPFLMLRSALLGIKPSKNLMGNRFDSKLHLDLLEQLSFYGGFRKFNLDFYCHSFGIKTPKSKDVSGSEVKNMYHEGRIKEIAEYCGRDIYATYQLYDIWQQYLA from the coding sequence ATGAAAAGAATTGTTTTTGATATAGAGACTGTCGCACTACCGTGGGAGTCATTTTCTCCCAGCCAGCAGGAATACCTCCTGAGAGATGCAGAAAAAGAAAAAACACCGGAAGACAGGGAACGAAAACAGGCGGAACTGAAAGACTGGACAGCATTGTATCCCTTTACATCGAAAGTTGTGGTAATCGGGATGTATTATGTGGAACAGCAAAAAGGATATGTTTTTTATGAGAATGAGACCGAGGAAGTGTGGCAGTCGGAGGAGACCGGTTTTAGCTACAAGGGATTGCCCGAGCGGGAAATTCTGATAAAGTTTTGGGAATTTGTTTCAAAAGTTGATCAACTTATTTCGTTTAACGGCAGGGGATTCGATGTTCCTTTTCTTATGTTGCGGTCGGCACTTCTCGGAATAAAACCTTCGAAAAATTTGATGGGGAACAGGTTCGACAGCAAGCTGCACCTCGATCTTCTCGAACAGTTATCATTTTATGGTGGATTCCGCAAATTCAATCTCGATTTTTACTGCCACAGTTTTGGAATTAAAACTCCCAAATCGAAAGATGTTTCAGGTTCTGAAGTAAAAAACATGTATCATGAAGGGAGAATAAAAGAAATTGCTGAATATTGCGGAAGGGATATTTATGCGACATATCAACTCTATGATATTTGGCAGCAATATCTTGCGTAA
- a CDS encoding low specificity L-threonine aldolase, with translation MIDLRSDTVTKPSPGMRKAMYEAEVGDDVFKEDPTVNEFQEYAADLLGFESALFVFSGVMGNQLCLKTHTQPHDEVICDAESHIFYYESGSPAVLSGLQLFPVFTNDGIMTPELVAPAIRPVEAYYMPRTRVIALENTHNRRMGRVYPLDNIKKLEKFVHDKGFIFHLDGARVWNAAVNLGVEPKEITSHFDSVSCCLSKGLGAPVGSVIAGNRDFIKEAFRFRKAWGGGARQVGVLAAAGLYALKNNIIRLQEDHENAGYMAKELANMPQYEIDSDAVQTNILIFKHRTKSPEVLMAECEAEGLRFLPGPIGTVRAITHMDVNKDQISEALNILWRL, from the coding sequence ATAATTGATTTAAGAAGCGACACAGTGACAAAACCTTCGCCCGGGATGAGAAAGGCGATGTACGAAGCTGAAGTTGGGGATGATGTATTTAAAGAAGATCCGACAGTAAATGAATTTCAGGAGTATGCGGCAGACCTTCTGGGATTTGAATCAGCCCTCTTTGTTTTCAGCGGTGTTATGGGTAACCAGTTGTGCCTCAAAACCCACACTCAGCCGCATGATGAGGTGATTTGTGACGCTGAATCGCATATTTTTTATTATGAATCAGGCTCTCCCGCAGTTTTAAGCGGCTTACAGTTGTTTCCTGTCTTTACAAATGACGGTATCATGACGCCCGAACTGGTTGCCCCCGCAATCAGACCAGTCGAAGCCTACTACATGCCGAGAACCAGAGTAATTGCACTCGAAAACACACATAACAGAAGAATGGGGAGGGTTTATCCTCTCGATAACATAAAAAAACTTGAAAAATTTGTACATGACAAGGGATTTATTTTTCATCTGGATGGTGCAAGAGTTTGGAATGCTGCCGTGAATCTCGGCGTGGAGCCAAAAGAAATTACTTCTCACTTCGATTCAGTTTCCTGTTGTCTCTCGAAAGGTTTGGGAGCTCCTGTCGGATCTGTCATTGCCGGGAACAGGGACTTTATTAAAGAGGCATTCAGGTTCAGAAAGGCGTGGGGAGGTGGAGCAAGACAGGTTGGAGTATTGGCAGCAGCCGGACTCTATGCGTTAAAAAATAATATTATCCGACTTCAGGAAGACCATGAAAATGCCGGATATATGGCAAAAGAACTCGCGAACATGCCCCAATATGAGATAGATTCAGATGCTGTTCAAACAAATATTCTCATTTTCAAACACAGAACAAAATCACCCGAGGTACTGATGGCGGAGTGTGAGGCGGAAGGTCTTCGTTTCCTTCCCGGTCCAATCGGTACAGTCAGGGCGATAACGCACATGGATGTGAATAAAGATCAGATCAGCGAAGCACTAAATATATTGTGGAGATTGTAA